In the genome of Afipia felis ATCC 53690, the window AATTCAAACTTCAAACTGAAATAACGGAGTTTTTCGTTTCAAACACCAATGGCGATCCCGGCAGGATTCGAACCTGCAACCCGCGGAGTAGAAATCCGCTACTCTATCCAGTTGAGCTACGGGACCGTGCTCGTTTCATATCACCCGAGGGCTGAACCGCCAGTAACCAGCGCCCTGCTTTGAACGATTTTTTGCTGGGCTACGGAGCCAGCCCGACTCCCATCTCGGTCGGCTTCGCCCGTCAACTCCGGGACCGCTCAGCGCCCAATGCTTCAGCGCCAGGTCCGCTTCAGACCGATCCTGCGGAAACGGACACCCGTACCATCCGGCAGACGCGTCGCTTCATATCCACCGTCGCGAATGGCGTTGCGCTGCGGCATCGCATCCTGCGGATTGCGCTCCTTCTCCCACCAGCGCGCACGCTGCGAACTGCGCGACAGGGAAAAGCCGAGAATAGCCTCGATTTCCTCGAAAGACAGAACCAGTTCGGTCTCCGTGCGTGCCTTCAGGTAATCGCGCAGCGCATCATATTTGTCGGCCTGTATCACATCGCTTCCGTTGTTCGAGTCTCGTTCGCGCGTTTCGCGTGCAGGGAGCGCCCGCTTTGGTGCGCTGCCGCGAACATATCGTGCGTTTGCGCAATGCCAACCCCAAGAACCATACCAATGGCTGAATCGAAAGAGCTTCGCGTCGCGCGCCTTCCTGCTAGACTGCATGCAAAATAAGAAAATAGGTTCGACAGCCCAGGGAGAGAGACATGCTTACACGCCATATTCTGGCGTCAGCGACATCCGTGACCGGATGTGCCGCACCGAACGTGCTTCATCATGGGCACCGAATTTTCGCGGATTTGCTCCAGCACGATTAAGCCTGTGGCTGCCCAACCTTGTCTTTGACAAGTGGAACGGGCTGACGTTCCATGACGCCATAAAAATACAAACATACCAGGGAGGAATGTATGAAGTTCTACGCGATTCTCGCGGGCGCGGCCGCTATTGCGATTTCCGGTGCCTGTCATGCCGAAACCGTCCTGAAAGCCTCGCACCAGTTTCCCGGCGGTAAGGGCGACGTGCGCGACGACATGGTTCAGCTCGTCGCGAAGGAAGCGAAGGACGCCAATATCGGCCTCTCCATCCAGGTCTATCCGGGTGCCTCGCTGTTCAAGCCGAACGACCAGTGGAACGCGACGGCGAACGGCCAGCTCGACATCACCCTGCTCCCGCTCGACTACGCGAGCGGCAAGGCGCCGGTGTTCTCGGCGACCCTGATGCCGGGTCTGATCCGCAACCAGGATCGCGCGAAGCGCATCAACGACTCTCAATTCATGA includes:
- a CDS encoding DUF7662 domain-containing protein; protein product: MIQADKYDALRDYLKARTETELVLSFEEIEAILGFSLSRSSQRARWWEKERNPQDAMPQRNAIRDGGYEATRLPDGTGVRFRRIGLKRTWR